The Methanobrevibacter sp. DNA window GCACCGCACATTGGGCAAACCCAATCATCAGGCAAGTCTTCCCAAGCAGTTCCTGCTTCAATTCCGTTATCAGGGTCACCAGCTTCTGGATCATAAGTGTATCCACAAATGTCACATACCATAGCCATATTTTCACCTTCAATTAATTAAAAAATTGATTGTTTCAATACTGAATCCTAAAAAAATTTAATTATTTATAATGCTTTGAACATAGTCTTTACAGCACCGCATAAAGGACATTTGAAATCAGCTGGAACGTC harbors:
- a CDS encoding rubredoxin, yielding MAMVCDICGYTYDPEAGDPDNGIEAGTAWEDLPDDWVCPMCGAEKADFVDE